Proteins from a single region of Bdellovibrio bacteriovorus HD100:
- the kdsA gene encoding 3-deoxy-8-phosphooctulonate synthase: protein MQNKIVKIGNIEVANDKPFVLFAGLNVLESRDLAMQVCEHFVKVTDKLKIPYVFKSSFDKANRSSIHSYRGPGMEEGLKIFAELKKTFGVKVITDVHEIHQAKPVAEVVDVIQLPAFLARQTDLVEAMARTGAVINVKKPQFLSPGQMGNIVDKFAECGNDKIILCDRGTNFGYDNLVVDTLGFNIMKKVSKGSPVILDATHALQCRDPFGAASGGRRGQVAELSRAGLAVGLAGLFIESHPNPDKALCDGPSALPLSKVEPFLQQMKALDDLVKSFPELNTEN from the coding sequence ATGCAAAATAAAATCGTGAAAATCGGAAATATCGAAGTTGCCAACGACAAACCCTTTGTTTTGTTTGCGGGCCTGAATGTCCTGGAATCCCGTGATCTGGCGATGCAGGTGTGTGAGCACTTTGTTAAAGTGACTGACAAACTTAAAATTCCGTATGTATTTAAATCCTCTTTCGACAAAGCCAACCGTTCCTCCATCCACTCTTACCGTGGACCGGGCATGGAAGAGGGCTTGAAGATTTTTGCGGAGCTTAAAAAAACTTTCGGTGTGAAAGTCATCACCGACGTTCACGAAATCCATCAGGCAAAACCTGTGGCTGAAGTTGTGGACGTGATCCAGCTTCCCGCCTTCCTGGCCCGCCAGACAGACCTGGTTGAAGCCATGGCCCGTACCGGTGCGGTGATCAACGTGAAAAAGCCCCAGTTCCTGAGCCCGGGTCAGATGGGTAACATCGTTGATAAATTTGCAGAGTGCGGTAACGACAAGATCATTCTGTGTGATCGTGGTACCAACTTCGGTTATGACAACCTGGTTGTAGATACATTGGGCTTTAACATCATGAAGAAAGTTTCCAAAGGCAGTCCGGTGATTTTGGATGCGACTCACGCCCTGCAGTGCCGGGATCCATTCGGAGCCGCTTCTGGCGGCCGCCGTGGCCAAGTGGCAGAGCTGTCCCGCGCGGGTCTTGCTGTGGGCTTGGCAGGCCTGTTCATCGAAAGCCACCCAAATCCAGACAAAGCCCTCTGCGATGGACCATCAGCATTGCCACTTTCCAAAGTGGAGCCGTTCCTGCAACAAATGAAAGCTCTGGACGATCTGGTAAAATCCTTCCCAGAACTGAACACCGAAAACTAA
- the tsaA gene encoding tRNA (N6-threonylcarbamoyladenosine(37)-N6)-methyltransferase TrmO, protein MKQLGDAFEFSAIGVVRTPFKDRFGVPRQPGLAAQAKGVIKINPDPDLKTALRSLEEFTHIWIVFVFHDHGGKGWKPSIRPPRLGGNRKVGVLASRSPHRPNPIGLSAVVVEKIDFDAEGGPEIHIGGVDLVDGTPVLDIKPYIAYADSIPHASAGWASAPIPRYPVIFSDEAENEILKRDPQGAQNLRALIVDVMELDPRPAFQKRQNPVTDSASWGQRYGIDVLGNDVKYELRESGLYVYDIQDLKK, encoded by the coding sequence ATGAAACAGCTGGGAGATGCTTTTGAATTTTCGGCAATAGGTGTGGTGCGAACTCCGTTCAAAGACAGATTCGGAGTTCCGCGCCAGCCCGGGCTTGCGGCGCAGGCCAAAGGGGTGATTAAAATCAACCCCGATCCGGATTTGAAAACCGCTCTGCGTTCGCTGGAAGAATTCACTCATATCTGGATTGTCTTTGTCTTTCATGATCATGGTGGCAAGGGCTGGAAACCCAGCATTCGTCCGCCACGATTGGGGGGCAACCGCAAAGTCGGTGTTCTGGCTTCGCGTTCTCCGCACCGCCCGAATCCGATCGGGCTTTCGGCGGTCGTAGTTGAAAAGATTGATTTTGATGCCGAAGGTGGCCCTGAGATTCATATCGGTGGTGTGGATCTTGTGGATGGCACGCCGGTGCTGGATATCAAACCCTACATCGCTTATGCAGATTCAATTCCTCATGCCAGCGCGGGCTGGGCGTCTGCACCTATTCCTCGTTATCCGGTTATTTTTTCGGATGAAGCTGAAAATGAAATTCTAAAACGTGATCCTCAAGGAGCGCAGAATTTGCGTGCTTTGATTGTGGATGTGATGGAGCTTGATCCTCGTCCCGCGTTCCAAAAACGTCAAAACCCGGTGACCGACTCGGCATCGTGGGGACAGCGATATGGCATTGATGTTCTGGGAAATGATGTGAAGTATGAACTTCGCGAGTCGGGGCTTTATGTCTATGACATTCAGGATCTGAAAAAGTAA